Proteins found in one Ctenopharyngodon idella isolate HZGC_01 chromosome 16, HZGC01, whole genome shotgun sequence genomic segment:
- the pianp gene encoding PILR alpha-associated neural protein isoform X2 has translation MRDDRRSEEPVNRQKRWSDDDRKWEELSEMQMPVTAQASTTPLWAVDWGPTQTLEDETHHVLSSLETEILRVTTSEDWTNHRSAPTNQTQRPTMGERDKIETEEPDTKEVDPQFYVTVTISSLLILSAVIISAKLCYDRSLSQRPPPLSLAIPRSIAQEDSRQTLHSTPSFSDRERIPVVNL, from the exons AGATGATCGGAGAAGCGAGGAGCCAGTGAACAGGCAGAAGCGATGGAGCGATG ATGACagaaagtgggaggagttgagCGAAATGCAGATGCCAGTCACGGCGCAGGCCAGCACCACTCCGCTCTGGGCCGTGGACTGGGGTCCCACGCAGACCCTGGAGGACGAAACCCATCATGTCCTGTCCAGCCTGGAGACGGAGATTCTGAGGGTGACCACATCTGAGGACTGGACGAATCATCGGAGTGCGCCTACCAATCAAACACAACGCCCAACTATGGGAGAGAGGGATAAGATAGAGACAGAGGAGCCGGACACCAAGGAAG tggaccCACAGTTTTATGTGACGGTGACAATTTCATCTCTGCTGATTCTCTCTGCGGTCATCATCTCTGCTAAACTCTG TTACGACCGCAGTCTCTCCCAGCGTCCTCCACCTCTCTCCCTCGCCATCCCTCGTTCCATAGCTCAGGAGGACAGCAGGCAGACACTGCACAGCACTCCATCCTTCTCCGATAGAGAGAG GATACCAGTGGTCAATCTTTGA
- the pianp gene encoding PILR alpha-associated neural protein isoform X1 translates to MERCSISPHIGFIPLWSFLLVTVIFCTATGDTDDRKWEELSEMQMPVTAQASTTPLWAVDWGPTQTLEDETHHVLSSLETEILRVTTSEDWTNHRSAPTNQTQRPTMGERDKIETEEPDTKEVDPQFYVTVTISSLLILSAVIISAKLCYDRSLSQRPPPLSLAIPRSIAQEDSRQTLHSTPSFSDRER, encoded by the exons ATGGAGCGATG CTCCATCTCTCCCCACATTGGATTCATTCCCCTTTGGAGCTTCCTGCTGGTCACTGTAATTTTTTGCACTGCCACCGGTGACACAGATGACagaaagtgggaggagttgagCGAAATGCAGATGCCAGTCACGGCGCAGGCCAGCACCACTCCGCTCTGGGCCGTGGACTGGGGTCCCACGCAGACCCTGGAGGACGAAACCCATCATGTCCTGTCCAGCCTGGAGACGGAGATTCTGAGGGTGACCACATCTGAGGACTGGACGAATCATCGGAGTGCGCCTACCAATCAAACACAACGCCCAACTATGGGAGAGAGGGATAAGATAGAGACAGAGGAGCCGGACACCAAGGAAG tggaccCACAGTTTTATGTGACGGTGACAATTTCATCTCTGCTGATTCTCTCTGCGGTCATCATCTCTGCTAAACTCTG TTACGACCGCAGTCTCTCCCAGCGTCCTCCACCTCTCTCCCTCGCCATCCCTCGTTCCATAGCTCAGGAGGACAGCAGGCAGACACTGCACAGCACTCCATCCTTCTCCGATAGAGAGAGGTAG
- the cops7a gene encoding COP9 signalosome complex subunit 7a has translation MEVDQLLSLSGSALAQAISSLLETPGLYVFSDILELPNVRELETGPHAPVYQLLNLFAYGTYCDYKERAASLPELTPAQKNKLRHLSIISLASNLKCLPYSLLLQQLELKNVRELEDLLIEAVYSDIIHGKLDQRNQQVEVDCSIGRDLGPNELPNIANTLQEWCAGCEAVLCGIEEQVSRANQYRESQLKVKVQVETEVSNLQKTLKASSASPSSGPAPAGAASNQDADQPAEPRDPASSQEPRQPGKKSSKVKGLRGSGKIWSKSN, from the exons ATGGAGGTGGATCAGCTGTTGTCTCTCTCAGGGTCAGCTCTGGCTCAGGCCATCAGCTCTCTACTGGAAACCCCAGGCCTCTATGTTTTCTCAGACATACTAGAACTGCCCAACGTCCGTGAG CTGGAGACGGGTCCCCATGCACCAGTGTACCAGCTTCTCAATCTTTTTGCGTATGGAACCTACTGCGACTATAAAG AGAGGGCAGCCTCACTTCCTGAACTCACACCCGCCCAGAAGAACAAACTCCgtcacctgtcaatcatcagCCTGGCCTCCAATCTGAAG TGTCTGCCGTATTCACTACTGCTCCAGCAGTTAGAGCTGAAGAATGTGCGTGAGCTGGAAGACCTGCTGATCGAGGCTGTTTACAGTGACATTATCCACGGGAAACTGGACCAGAGGAACCAGCAGGTCGAGGTAGATTGCAGCATAGGTCGAGACCTGGGCCCCAACGAATTACCCAACATTGCCAACACACTGCAGGAGTG GTGTGCAGGTTGTGAAGCAGTTCTGTGTGGCATTGAGGAGCAGGTGTCAAGAGCCAATCAGTACAGAGAAAGCCAGCTCAAGGTCAAAGTTCAAGTGGAAACAGAG GTATCAAACCTACAGAAAACCCTCAAGGCAAGTTCTGCTTCCCCATCATCTGGCCCCGCCCCTGCTGGAGCAGCATCCAATCAGGATGCAGACCAGCCAGCTGAGCCAAGAGACCCTGCCTCCTCTCAGGAACCACGGCAACCAGGAAAAAAGAGTTCAAAGGTCAAAGG GCTTCGTGGGAGCGGAAAGATTTGGTCAAAGTCTAATTGA
- the cldc1 gene encoding C-type lectin domain family 4 member E gives MEDIENYTSLQEFTEDTAHSGNRPILTSQSKQGVQKGAKCLRGQAALVLLIALLTSVCANIVLGVLLVNSHRSSVTVEPDKSDESEAASLSLKLTAMQERFSHLCSEYTTLGQTCSKSVIRCSPCPENWIHLEERCYYFSDDKLDWQHSKESCASMGGYLTILHSHEQHHTLEGVARNRGGFDYHFWIGLSDAETEGVWKWVDNTVVNKTYWNEWHEEPNNHESGGIHGEDCAVLDSRSKTWFDVPCDFSYKRICEMDPITLNI, from the exons ATGGAAGATATTGAAAATTACACCAGTTTACAAGAGTTCACGGAAGATACAGCTCATAGTGGGAACAGACCTATACTCACATCACAGAGCAAACAAG GTGTTCAAAAAGGGGCGAAGTGTTTGAGGGGGCAGGCAGCTCTGGTCCTGCTCATTGCTCTGCTGACCTCAGTTTGTGCAAACATTGTACTTGGCGTTCTCT TGGTAAACAGTCACAGATCATCTGTCACTGTAGAGCCAGACAAGAGTGATGAGTCTGAAGCTGCGTCTCTGTCTCTCAAACTTACTGCCATGCAGGAGCGTTTCTCCCACCTCTGCTCAGAATACACAACTCTTGGACAGACTTGTTCAAAATCGG TGATCAGATGTAGTCCATGCCCAGAGAACTGGATACATTTAGAAGAGAGGTGTTATTACTTTAGTGATGATAAACTTGACTGGCAGCACAGCAAAGAGAGCTGTGCGTCCATGGGCGGCTATCTGACAATACTGCACAGCCACGAACAACAT cACACCCTTGAGGGTGTCGCACGCAATCGTGGTGGATTTGACTATCATTTCTGGATTGGTTTATCAGACGCTGAGACTGAGGGAGTGTGGAAATGGGTGGACAACACAGTGGTTAATAAGAC GTACTGGAATGAATGGCATGAAGAGCCCAATAATCACGAGTCAGGTGGGATTCATGGAGAAGACTGCGCAGTGCTGGACTCACGCTCTAAAACCTGGTTTGACGTGCCCTGTGATTTCAGTTATAAACGTATCTGTGAGATGGATCCTATCACACTTAACATTTGA